The proteins below come from a single Eucalyptus grandis isolate ANBG69807.140 chromosome 3, ASM1654582v1, whole genome shotgun sequence genomic window:
- the LOC104436276 gene encoding glutamyl-tRNA(Gln) amidotransferase subunit C, chloroplastic/mitochondrial → MAMAMASRALLLLKGAMPTNHRRLLFTRDIATFSSSIPLLHARLDRAIIRSCSTSNSPSSLEPPDLPRLAATARISLTPQEIEEFTPKIQQVVDWFGQLQDVELQSVEPALRADTDGDQLREDVPETFDNREALISSVPSYEEPFIKVPKVLNKESE, encoded by the exons atggcgatggcgatggcgagcCGAGCTCTGCTCCTGCTGAAAGGAGCGATGCCCACGAACCATCGCCGCCTCCTCTTCACCCGCGACATCGCCACCTTCTCGAGCTCAATCCCTCTTCTCCATGCCAGGCTCGACCGGGCAATCATCCGGAGCTGCTCGACCTCGAACTCTCCCTCCTCTCTGGAGCCTCCGGACTTGCCTCGCTTGGCTGCAACCGCTCGCATTTCACTCACCCCTCAAGAG ATTGAAGAGTTCACTCCGAAGATTCAACAGGTGGTGGATTG GTTTGGACAGCTTCAAGATGTGGAACTCCAAAGCGTCGAACCTGCATTAAGAGCAG ATACGGATGGCGACCAATTGCGGGAGGATGTTCCTGAAACGTTTGATAACAG GGAGGCCTTGATATCTTCTGTTCCAAGCTATGAGGAGCCATTTATTAAAGTCCCCAAAGTTTTGAACAAGGAGTCAGAGTAA
- the LOC104436275 gene encoding uncharacterized protein LOC104436275, with protein MARFRSRVLRLGGPAIVLAVILSRLSSYVAFAETGASSSSSSSSSSVADLDGFLFHQDYSPPAPPPPPPHPPSVSCTDDLGGVGSLDSTCQIVGDLNLTKDVYIAGAGNFVVLPSVKFHCPEAGCEIAVNITGNFSLGENASIVTGSFELVANNASFANGTAVNTTAMAGAPPAQTSGTPQGVDGAGGGHGGRGAGCLTEADKKEGKTAADVWGGDTYSWQGLDEPCSYGSRGGTTSKEADFGGGGGGRIKISVSGYLEVNGSILADGGDGGSNGGGGSGGSIYIKAQKMTGNGKISACGGNGYAGGGGGRVSLNVFSRHDEPAIYVHGGSSLSCPLNAGAAGTFYDAVPRSLVIDNHNMTTDTETLLMEFPNQPLWTNIYVRNYARASVPLLWSRVQVQGQISLLNQGILSFGLEHYASSEFEVLAEELLMSDSVIRVYGALRMSVKMFLMWNSKMLIYGDGDATVTTSLLEASYMVVLRESSVIHSNANLGIHGQGFLNLSGPGDRIEAQRLVLSLFYSIHVGPGSLLRGPSKNATADAITPRLYCESQNCPVELLEPPEDCNVNSSLSFTLQICRVEDIIVEGLIEGSIIHFHRARTIAVHSSGTVSASGLGCTGGLGRGSLLSNGIGSGGGHGGKGGSGCYEGVCVPGGISYGNAEMPCELGSGSGNDSFRGSTSGGGIIVMGSAEHPLSTLSIEGSLKADGESFDRTIQREKYNIMDISDGGPGGGSGGTVLMFLRGLTLRGSAVLSSIGGKGSPNGGGGGGGGRIHFHWSDIPTGDVYQPIASVEGIIDTGGGQGGDHGHVGENGTLSGKACPKGLYGIFCVECPAGTYKNVIGSDRSLCHHCPANELPRRAQYISVRGGISETPCPYKCVSERYHMPHCYTALEELIYTFGGPWFFGLLLVGLLILLALVLSVARMKFVGVDELPGPSPTQRGSQIDHSFPFLESLNEVLETNRAEESQSHVHRMYFMGPNTFSEPWYLPHTPPEQIKEIVYEGAFNTFVDEINALAAYQWWEGAVYSILSVLGYPLAWSWQQWRRRIKLQRLREFVRSEYDHACLRSCRSRALYEGIKVAATSDLMLAYLDFFLGGDEKRSDLPPRLYQRFPMSIIFGGDGSYMAPFSLQSDSILTNLLSQSIPPTTWYRLVAGLNAQLRLVRRGRLRVTFRSVLRWLETHANPALRIHGMRVDLAWFQATACGYCQYGLLVNTVEDENQSVSSSSRHVPVRTEQPSSMRRIQKERPSADLAEGLLSRLRSSETHMRRKRTVGGILDLNNLQMLEEKRNLFYFLSFMIHNTKPVGHQDLVGLVISMLLLGDFSLVLLTLLQLYSISLAGVFLVLFILPLGILLPFPAGINALFSHGPRRSAGLARVYALWNVTSLVNVGVAFLCGYVHYNAQSAGKKLPYFQPWNISLDDSEWWIFPAGLVLCKILQSQLINWHVANLEIQDRSLYSSIFELFWQS; from the exons ATGGCTCGATTCCGCTCCCGCGTGCTCCGTCTCGGCGGTCCCGCCATTGTCCTGGCCGTGATTCTCAGCCGGCTCTCCTCCTACGTCGCTTTCGCGGAGACcggtgcttcttcttcttcttcttcttcttcttcttccgtgGCCGACCTCGACGGGTTCCTCTTCCACCAGGACTACTCGCCCCCCGCGCCgccccctccgccgccgcaccCTCCCTCCGTGTCATGCACCGACGATCTCGGCGGCGTCGGCTCCCTGGACTCCACGTGTCAGATAGTCGGGGATTTGAATCTCACGAAGGACGTGTACATTGCCGGGGCGGGGAATTTCGTGGTCCTGCCGTCGGTGAAGTTTCACTGCCCGGAAGCGGGCTGTGAGATTGCTGTGAACATCACCGGCAATTTTTCCTTGGGGGAGAATGCGTCTATCGTGACGGGTTCGTTCGAGTTGGTGGCGAATAACGCGAGCTTTGCCAATGGGACTGCAGTCAACACGACGGCTATGGCCGGGGCGCCGCCGGCGCAGACGAGCGGGACGCCGCAGGGGGTGGATGGGGCAGGCGGCGGCCACGGGGGCAGAGGGGCGGGGTGCTTGACAGAGGCGGATAAGAAGGAAGGGAAGACGGCGGCGGACGTGTGGGGTGGGGATACGTACTCGTGGCAGGGGCTTGATGAGCCGTGTAGCTACGGTAGCAGAGGGGGGACTACGAGTAAGGAAGCGGACtttggaggtggtggtggtgggaggATCAAGATTTCGGTGTCAGGGTACTTGGAGGTGAATGGGAGTATTTTGGCCGACGGAGGTGATGGTGGGAGCAATGGCGGCGGCGGTTCTGGGGGCAGCATTTACATCAAAGCTCAGAAAAT GACTGGCAATGGCAAGATAAGTGCATGCGGCGGAAATGGCTATGCTGGAGGGGGTGGTGGCAGAGTTTCACTCAATGTCTTTAGTAGGCATGATGAACCTGCGATATACGTACATG GAGGAAGTAGTCTTAGCTGCCCACTGAATGCTGGTGCTGCTGGGACATTCTATGATGCTGTTCCACGGAGCCTTGTCATTGACAATCACAATATGACGACAGATACAGAGACGCTTCTCATGGAGTTCCCCAATCAGCCTCTGTGGACAAATATTTATGTCCGAAATTATGCCAGGGCTTCTGTTCCCTTGCTCTGGAGTCGTGTTCAG GTGCAAGGCCAGATAAGTCTGCTTAACCAAGGAATCCTCAGTTTTGGTTTAGAACATTATGCTTCATCCGAATTTGAAGTATTGGCTGAAGAGTTGTTGATGAGTGACTCTGTGATTAGG GTGTATGGGGCCCTACGGATGTctgtgaaaatgtttttgatGTGGAATTCCAAAATGCTCATATATGGTGATGGAGATGCAACCGTCACAACATCCTTGCTTGAGGCTAGTTATATGGTTGTTCTCAGG GAATCTTCTGTCATACACTCAAATGCTAACCTGGGAATTCATGGGCAAGGGTTCTTGAATCTATCGGGGCCAGGAGACAGGATTGAAGCACAGCGGCTAGTTTTGTCTCTCTTTTACAGTATTCAT GTTGGTCCAGGATCTCTTTTACGTGGACCCTCAAAGAATGCCACAGCAGATGCCAT AACTCCTAGACTATACTGCGAATCACAAAACTGTCCTGTGGAACTGCTTGAACCACCTGAAGATTGCAATGTGaactcctccctctctttcacACTCCAG ATCTGTCGAGTTGAGGATATAATTGTTGAAGGCCTCATAGAAGGATCCATTATTCATTTCCATAGAGCGAGAACTATTGCCGTCCATTCCTCTGGAACAGTTAGTGCTTCTGGTTTAG GCTGCACGGGTGGATTAGGTAGAGGAAGCCTTCTGAGTAATGGGATTGGCAGTGGCGGGGGACATGGTGGTAAGGGAGGGTCAGGATGCTATGAGGGTGTCTGTGTTCCGGGTGGAATTTCATATGGGAATGCAGAAATGCCATGTGAACTTGGCAGTGGAAGTGGAAATGATAGTTTTAGAGGTTCAACGTCTGGTGGGGGCATTATAG TAATGGGTTCTGCAGAGCATCCTTTATCAACCTTGTCCATTGAAGGCTCATTAAAAGCTGATGGAGAAAGTTTTGATCGTACTATTCAGcgggaaaaatataatataatggaTATTTCAGATGGTGGACCTGGTGGTGGTTCCGGGGGTACCGTACTAATGTTTTTGCGAGGTCTGACTCTCAGAGGATCTGCAGTGCTTTCTAGTATTGGAGGTAAAGGAAGTCCTAacggaggtggtggtggaggtggggGAAGGATTCACTTTCATTGGTCTGATATTCCCACCGGAGATGTATACCAGCCCATTGCCAGCGTTGAAGGAATCATAGATACTGG GGGTGGGCAAGGTGGAGACCATGGCCACGTTGGTGAAAACGGTACTCTGAGTGGGAAAGCTTGTCCAAAAGGGCTTTACGGGATATTTTGTGTG GAATGTCCAGCTGGAACATATAAAAATGTAATTGGATCAGATAGATCCCTTTGTCACCATTGTCCTGCTAATGAGCTTCCTCGTCGTGCACAGTATATTTCAGTTCGAG GTGGTATTTCTGAAACTCCTTGCCCATACAAGTGCGTTTCGGAGAGATATCACATGCCACATTGTTATACGGCTCTTGAAGAGTTAATTTATACATTTGGTGGGCCGTGgttttttggtcttcttcttgtGGGTCTCTTAATACTGTTAGCACTGGTTCTCAGCGTAGCAAGAATGAAATTTGTTGGGGTTGATGAATTACCAGGCCCCTCCCCCACGCAGCGTGGCTCTCAGATAGAtcattcctttcctttcttggaGTCTTTGAACGAG GTTTTGGAGACTAACAGAGCAGAGGAGTCTCAAAGTCATGTGCACAGGATGTATTTCATGGGTCCTAATACTTTCAGTGAACCATGGTATCTTCCACATACTCCTCCAGAGCAAATAAAGGAAATTGT GTATGAAGGTGCATTCAATACGTTTGTGGATGAGATTAATGCTTTAGCTGCTTACCAGTGGTGGGAGGGAGCAGTGTATAGCATTCTCTCTGTCCTTGGCTATCCCCTTGCATGGTCATGGCAGCAATGGCGTCGAAGAATAAAGTTGCAGCGTCTACGTGAATTTGTTAGATCAGAATATGATCATGCCTGCTTACGTTCTTGCCGTTCAAGGGCTCTTTATGAAGGCATTAAG GTGGCTGCAACATCTGATCTTATGCTGGCTTATCTGGATTTCTTCCTTGGCGGagatgaaaaaagaagtgaTCTTCCTCCTCGCCTATATCAAAGATTTCCGATGtccataatttttggaggtgaTGGCAGTTATATggctcctttttctcttcaaagTGACAGTATTCTCACCAATCTCCTGAGCCAG TCCATTCCACCTACGACGTGGTATCGACTTGTGGCTGGTTTGAATGCACAATTGCGCCTAGTTCGTCGTGGACGACTGAGGGTGACATTTAGATCTGTCCTGCGATGGCTTGAAACTCATGCTAATCCTGCTCTGAGGATCCATGGAATGCGTGTTGATCTTGCCTGGTTCCAGGCAACAGCTTGTGGTTATTGCCAGTATGGGCTTTTGGTGAACACTGTTGAAGATGAAAATCAGTCTGTGTCTTCCTCAAGCAGACATGTGCCTGTGCGAACAGAGCAGCCATCAAG TATGAGGAGAATTCAAAAAGAAAGGCCATCGGCTGACTTGGCAGAGGGCCTTCTTAGTCGGCTTCGAAGCAGTGAAACCCATATGAGGCGAAAAAGGACTGTAGGTGGAATCTTGGACTTGAACAATTTGCAGATGctggaagagaaaagaaatctattctattttctctcttttatgaTTCATAATACGAAACCCGTTGGCCACCAG GATCTTGTTGGTTTAGTCATCTCAATGTTACTTTTAGGGGACTTCAGTTTGGTATTGCTGACTCTGCTTCAGTTGTACTCAATTTCATTGGCCGGTGTCTTCCTGGTTTTATTCATCTTACCGCTTGGAATTCTCCTTCCTTTCCCTGCGGGAATCAATGCTTTGTTTAGTCACGGACCCAGGCGTTCTGCAGGCTTAGCTCGTGTCTATGCGCTGTGGAACGTTACATCCTTAGTTAATGTT GGGGTTGCATTTCTCTGTGGATATGTTCACTATAACGCTCAATCAGCTGGCAAAAAGCTTCCATACTTTCAGCCATGGAATATTAGCTT GGATGACAGTGAATGGTGGATTTTCCCGGCTGGACTGGTCTTATGTAAAATCTTACAGTCACAACTAATCAATTGGCATGTGGCGAACCTGGAAATTCAAGATCGGTCGCTGTATAGTAGTATTTTTGAGCTGTTTTGGCAATCGTGA
- the LOC104436273 gene encoding RNA polymerase sigma factor sigC, giving the protein MGMGFRLNLKCCVVPVQSHLLSSSPTRLSSSVRGKEASFSSGRLSSLSSIAEEVEPCHKYHSRSCKCSSASAPALEDGLSEMTNTEVTIGKRPFGSINSDPGGIHISHKARNSKGNTTPKSVKAAHFSLLMDNLNALEETLADSNALNLERDILLQLGRLGALKLFHTCLSKAFDAPDACEVSDKTSSKRDNHVKRIIRSGKSEMRKSRRERNSAKPNQNSPFSLLSTANQKWLQQPSVSSLRRASNSKRRRSIIARNEAEMSRGVKVVAELEKLRAILEEESGQVPSLRTWAEAAGVDENVLRQNLHFGWFCRDELLRSTRSLVIFLTRNYRGLGIAHEDLIQAGNMGVLRGAERFDHTRGYRFSTYVQYWIRKSMSRMVAWNARGIRIPTTLATAVNQIQKARKSLNNHHRKYPDDMEIAKLTGFSVAKVRSASQCLRVVGSIDQKIGDCINAKYMEFTPDRSLRSPEETVLRQNMSSQIQELLSGLDFRERQVLILRYGLKDNQVKSLEEIGRLFNVSKEWIRRIERKAMEKLRDKDVYSSLSHYRNI; this is encoded by the exons ATGGGCATGGGTTTCAGGCTCAACCTCAAGTGCTGCGTCGTCCCCGTCCAGTCTCATCTCCTCTCCAGCTCCCCCACTCGGCTCTCTTCCTCTG TCAGAGGCAAGGAAGCTTCATTTAGCTCAGGAAGATTGTCTTCTCTGTCCAGTATAGCCGAGGAGGTTGAGCCCTGCCATAAGTACCATTCGAGATCGTGTAAATGTTCGTCTGCGTCCGCTCCTGCTTTGGAAGATGGTCTCTCCGAAATGACGAATACGGAG GTAACCATTGGCAAGAGGCCATTCGGTAGTATAAACAGTGATCCTGGTGGGATTCACATATCACACAAAGCAAGAAACTCTAAAGGCAATACTACCCCAAAATCAGTCAAGGCAGCGCATTTTAGTTTGTTAATGGATAATCTTAATGCATTAGAGGAAACTCTTGCAGATTCAAATGCGTTAAACTTGGAGAGAGATATTTTGCTACAGTTAGGAAGACTTGGAGCTCTAAAGTTATTTCATACCTGTCTGTCAAAAGCTTTCGATGCCCCAGATGCTTGTGAAGTGTCTGATAAGACGAGCAGTAAAAGGGACAACCATGTCAAAAGAATCATTCGGTCAGGGAAAAGCGAAATGAGaaaatcaagaagagaaagaaattctGCAAAACCCAACCAAAATTCTCCTTTTTCATTGCTTTCGACTGCCAATCAGAAGTGGCTCCAACAACCTTCAGTTTCGTCTCTTAGACGAGCATCAAAttccaagagaagaagatcgATAATTGCTAGGAATGAGGCTGAGATGTCAAGAGGAGTTAAG GTGGTTGCAGAATTGGAGAAATTAAGAGCAATCTTGGAAGAGGAGAGTGGGCAGGTGCCCAGCTTGCGTACCTGGGCAGAAGCTGCTGGAGTTGATGAAAATGTGCTGCGTCAGAACTTGCATTTTGGTTGGTTTTGCAGGGATGAGCTTTTAAGGAGCACTCGCTCCTTAGTTATATTTCTTACAAGGAATTACAGGGGTCTTGGTATTGCACATGAAGATCTAATTCAG GCAGGAAATATGGGCGTGCTTCGTGGTGCAGAAAGGTTCGACCACACAAGAGGCTACAGATTTTCCACGTATGTTCAGTACTGGATCAGGAAATCCATGTCCAGAATGGTGGCATGGAATGCTAGAGGGATCCGGATTCCT ACCACATTAGCCACTGCAGTGAATCAGATACAGAAGGCTCGGAAATCCCTTAATAACCACCACAGGAAATATCCTGACGATATGGAGATTGCAAAGTTAACTGGCTTCTCCGTAGCTAAAGTCAGATCAGCTAGCCAATGCCTAAGGGTTGTTGGTTCGATAGATCAAAAAATAGGAGATTGCATCAATGCAAAATATATG GAATTTACACCTGACCGGTCTCTGAGAAGCCCCGAGGAAACAGTCTTACGGCAAAACATGAGCAGCCAAATTCAAGAGCTCTTGAGTGGCTTGGACTTTAGAGAGAGGCAAGTTCTCATACTGAGATATGGGCTTAAAGATAATCAGGTTAAGTCACTAGAAGAAATTGGAAGACTATTCAATGTGAGCAAGGAGTGGATAAGGAGAATAGAAAGAAAGGCCATGGAAAAACTAAGGGACAAAGATGTATATAGCAGCCTGAGCCACTATCGAAACATATAA
- the LOC104436277 gene encoding uncharacterized protein LOC104436277 — translation MTVLKRYVLRLFISLKYVTANVVDRNNGQIVATASTVEHSIKNSLECGRSCNAKAAGVVGDVLAMRLKVEGLEHGLGRGIHVNMNKEIEKKGFKNRTKIWAIVNALKNNGVKLILDEKEEDPLRRSY, via the coding sequence ATGACTGTTCTAAAGAGGTATGTGCTGAGGTTGTTCATATCCTTGAAGTACGTCACGGCAAATGTCGTGGACCGGAATAATGGGCAGATTGTAGCCACAGCATCAACAGTGGAGCACTCCATCAAGAACTCTCTAGAGTGTGGCAGGTCTTGCAATGCTAAGGCCGCAGGTGTCGTCGGAGATGTGCTCGCCATGCGACTCAAGGTGGAAGGTCTTGAGcatggacttgggagaggcaTTCATGTTAATATGAACAAGGAGATAGAGAAGAAAGGATTCAAGAATAGAACAAAGATCTGGGCGATTGTCAATGCTCTAAAGAACAATGGCGTCAAACTCATCCTTGATGAGAAAGAGGAGGATCCTCTTCGGCGGAGTTATTAG